Proteins from a genomic interval of Lelliottia amnigena:
- the rbsR_2 gene encoding LacI family transcriptional regulator, which produces MASIVQELEKQGFMVFLGQPLNDHEHLERCLLSFKQQGVAGVIYLSSDTRTPTLPKQIRECLLPLVVVSQSLLNEPCNLVMRDNRQAANLATRYLIERGHRNIAYIGGREGCLIREQRLLGFRSAMTQYGLVNREESAPVCSDDTQAAGFITRQLLDKNNTITALLCHSPDAMIGSISGIHQVGRTVGKDVFLTQQVALVGFEDMLHVNLTSPSFTYVSSASEETGRQAAGLMIRKLKEPELQTQRITLSGQLIARESA; this is translated from the coding sequence ATGGCGAGCATCGTCCAGGAACTGGAAAAGCAAGGCTTTATGGTTTTCCTCGGACAGCCGCTGAACGATCATGAACATCTTGAGCGCTGTCTGCTTTCGTTTAAACAACAGGGCGTTGCCGGCGTCATTTATCTCTCCTCCGACACGCGAACGCCCACTCTACCGAAACAGATCCGTGAATGCCTTCTTCCCTTGGTTGTGGTCTCACAGTCTTTACTGAATGAGCCCTGCAATCTGGTAATGCGTGACAATCGTCAGGCAGCGAATCTGGCCACGCGTTATCTGATTGAACGTGGTCACCGTAATATCGCCTATATCGGCGGTCGTGAGGGATGTCTCATTCGTGAGCAACGTCTTTTAGGGTTTCGCAGTGCGATGACGCAGTACGGCCTGGTGAATCGAGAGGAATCCGCTCCTGTGTGTAGCGATGATACGCAGGCGGCCGGTTTTATTACCCGTCAGTTGCTGGATAAGAACAACACCATTACAGCGCTACTGTGTCATTCACCCGATGCGATGATAGGTTCGATTTCAGGCATTCATCAGGTAGGGCGCACCGTCGGGAAGGATGTGTTCCTGACGCAGCAGGTTGCTCTGGTAGGGTTTGAAGATATGTTACATGTGAATCTCACCTCGCCGTCATTCACCTATGTTTCTTCCGCCAGTGAAGAGACGGGCCGCCAGGCGGCAGGGCTCATGATTCGTAAGCTGAAAGAGCCGGAACTTCAAACGCAGCGAATTACGCTGTCGGGGCAACTGATCGCGCGGGAATCAGCCTAA
- the ptsG_1 gene encoding PTS system glucose-like transporter subunit IIB has product MSLISGFVKSLSKLSMIGRALMLPISLLPAAGLLLAFGDKFHMPLMMNAGGVIFDNLPMLFAIGSAVGLASESGIAALSAAVSVFVTNITIGTVLSITPEMASSGGKYAMVVGIPTLQMGVFGGLICGILAAWCYNRFHTLQLPEFLGFFSGKRFVAIATAFLSFILGLLLPYVWQHIQSGIDALSVIVNGDNQAASTFIFGLVERALIPLGLHHIWYPSFWYSFGDYTTQAGQVIHGDQTIWFKMLEEGVKSFSSDTYQDAGKFMQGEFPLMLFALPAACLAMYHEAHTKNKKIAAGILFSAALTCFLTGITEPVEFTFIFVAPILYVFNAIMAGLAYMTMYLLHAHIAKSFSAGFIDYLSFGILPSFNGYQTNFLSAIIIGVPMALIYYFTFRFVIRRFDVKTPGRTEATATTDDKTDSEIATDIIGLLGGAQNINSVGSCITRLRLEVAKSDAVDKDGLNGLGARGVVFVGDNGIQVILVPEHNLLPKPCPR; this is encoded by the coding sequence ATGAGTCTGATATCAGGGTTTGTTAAATCGTTGTCAAAATTATCGATGATTGGTCGCGCGTTAATGCTGCCAATTTCACTTCTTCCTGCCGCGGGTTTGTTACTGGCCTTCGGTGATAAATTCCATATGCCGCTGATGATGAACGCAGGCGGCGTCATTTTTGATAACTTGCCGATGCTCTTTGCGATCGGTTCCGCCGTGGGTCTGGCATCGGAGTCCGGGATTGCTGCACTGTCCGCTGCGGTGTCGGTGTTTGTTACCAACATCACCATTGGTACGGTTCTGAGCATCACGCCAGAGATGGCCTCATCAGGCGGAAAATACGCCATGGTGGTCGGCATTCCGACGCTGCAAATGGGCGTTTTTGGCGGCCTTATTTGCGGTATTCTTGCCGCGTGGTGTTATAACCGCTTCCACACGTTGCAGTTGCCAGAATTCCTGGGCTTCTTCTCCGGTAAGCGTTTTGTCGCGATTGCGACGGCCTTCCTGTCATTTATTCTGGGTCTGCTGCTGCCGTACGTCTGGCAGCATATTCAGTCTGGTATTGACGCGCTATCTGTCATTGTTAACGGCGACAATCAGGCGGCATCGACCTTTATTTTTGGTCTGGTAGAACGCGCATTGATTCCGCTGGGCCTCCATCACATCTGGTATCCTTCGTTCTGGTATTCATTTGGGGATTACACCACGCAGGCAGGCCAGGTTATCCATGGCGATCAGACAATCTGGTTCAAAATGCTGGAAGAAGGCGTTAAATCCTTTAGTAGCGATACCTATCAGGACGCCGGTAAATTCATGCAGGGTGAATTCCCGCTGATGCTGTTCGCGCTGCCTGCGGCCTGTCTGGCGATGTATCACGAAGCGCATACCAAAAACAAAAAAATCGCTGCAGGTATTCTGTTCTCCGCCGCGCTAACCTGTTTCCTGACAGGGATCACCGAGCCGGTAGAGTTCACCTTTATCTTCGTGGCGCCAATCCTTTACGTCTTTAACGCCATCATGGCGGGCCTGGCGTACATGACCATGTATCTGTTGCATGCGCACATTGCCAAATCGTTCTCTGCGGGCTTTATCGACTACCTGTCGTTTGGCATTCTCCCGTCGTTTAACGGTTATCAGACTAACTTCCTGAGCGCGATTATTATCGGTGTTCCGATGGCGCTGATTTACTACTTCACATTCCGCTTCGTCATCCGCCGTTTTGATGTCAAAACGCCGGGCCGTACGGAAGCAACCGCGACAACAGACGATAAAACCGATAGCGAAATTGCGACTGATATTATCGGCCTGCTGGGTGGCGCGCAGAACATTAACTCTGTCGGATCCTGTATCACGCGTCTGCGCCTGGAAGTAGCGAAAAGCGATGCGGTAGATAAAGATGGCCTTAACGGCTTAGGGGCACGCGGCGTGGTGTTTGTGGGTGACAACGGTATCCAGGTGATTTTGGTGCCAGAGCACAATTTATTGCCCAAACCATGTCCACGATGA
- the ybcJ gene encoding putative cytoplasmic protein produces the protein MTTFSLGKHPHVELCDLLKLEGWSESGAQAKIFIADGLVKVDGKVETRKRCKIIAGQTVSFASQSITVTA, from the coding sequence ATGACCACATTTTCATTAGGTAAACACCCACACGTAGAACTGTGCGATCTCCTCAAGCTGGAAGGCTGGAGCGAAAGCGGCGCGCAGGCAAAAATTTTCATCGCTGACGGGCTGGTCAAAGTCGATGGCAAAGTGGAAACCCGTAAACGCTGCAAAATTATCGCGGGTCAAACAGTGAGTTTCGCCAGCCAGAGCATCACCGTTACAGCGTAA
- the folD gene encoding bifunctional 5,10-methylene-tetrahydrofolate dehydrogenase/ 5,10-methylene-tetrahydrofolate cyclohydrolase has translation MAAKIIDGKTIAQQVRSEVAVKVKARTAAGKRAPGLAVVLVGSNPASQIYVGSKRKACEEVGFVSRSYDLPETTTEAELLELIDTLNADEVIDGILVQLPLPAGIDNVKVLERIAPDKDVDGFHPYNVGRLCQRAPRLRPCTPRGIVTLLERYNIDTYGLNAVVIGASNIVGRPMSMELLLAGCTTTVTHRFTKNLRQHVENADLLIVAVGKPGFIPGEWIKEGAIVVDVGINRLENGKVVGDVVYEDAAARASYITPVPGGVGPMTVATLIQNTLQACEEYHDVEEA, from the coding sequence ATGGCAGCAAAGATTATTGACGGTAAAACGATTGCGCAGCAGGTACGCTCTGAGGTCGCGGTAAAAGTGAAGGCGCGTACAGCGGCCGGAAAACGCGCTCCTGGGTTGGCTGTCGTGCTGGTGGGTAGCAACCCGGCATCACAAATTTATGTCGGCAGCAAACGCAAAGCATGTGAAGAGGTCGGTTTTGTCTCTCGCTCTTATGATTTGCCGGAAACGACCACCGAGGCAGAACTGCTTGAGCTGATTGATACGCTGAATGCCGATGAGGTTATCGACGGCATTCTGGTGCAGTTGCCGCTCCCTGCAGGCATCGATAATGTGAAAGTGCTGGAACGCATCGCACCAGATAAAGACGTGGACGGTTTCCATCCGTATAACGTTGGCCGCCTGTGTCAGCGCGCCCCGCGTCTGCGTCCGTGCACCCCGCGCGGCATCGTGACGTTGCTGGAGCGCTATAACATCGACACTTACGGGCTGAACGCCGTGGTGATTGGCGCGTCCAACATCGTTGGCCGTCCGATGAGTATGGAGCTGCTGCTGGCAGGCTGTACGACGACGGTCACCCATCGGTTTACCAAAAACCTGCGCCAGCACGTCGAAAATGCTGACCTGCTGATTGTTGCGGTCGGGAAACCGGGCTTTATTCCTGGCGAATGGATTAAAGAAGGCGCGATCGTTGTGGACGTGGGGATTAATCGCCTGGAAAACGGCAAAGTCGTTGGCGATGTCGTGTATGAAGACGCCGCCGCGCGCGCGTCTTACATTACCCCCGTTCCGGGCGGCGTCGGTCCTATGACCGTAGCGACCCTGATTCAAAATACTTTGCAGGCATGCGAAGAGTACCACGATGTAGAGGAAGCGTAA
- the fimA_1 gene encoding fimbrial protein, with protein MKFSNIASSVIASLVFVAGAVHAEDPVPPVSVNGGTVHFKGELVNAACAVNTESADQIVNLGQYRTAKFTKVGDTTSNIPFNIELNDCDPDVAKTASVAFTGQIDPTDKTLLAITSGSNDNTAQGVGIEILDSQSSTLTPDGATFSAAKALIEGTNTLNFTARYKSTAATTAPGQANADATFVMKYE; from the coding sequence ATGAAATTCAGCAATATTGCTTCTTCCGTTATTGCTTCGCTGGTATTCGTTGCGGGTGCCGTGCATGCAGAAGATCCTGTGCCGCCGGTTTCCGTTAATGGCGGTACCGTGCATTTTAAAGGTGAATTAGTTAACGCCGCGTGCGCAGTGAATACTGAATCCGCCGATCAGATTGTTAATTTGGGCCAGTACCGTACGGCTAAATTTACGAAAGTGGGCGACACCACCTCTAATATTCCTTTCAACATTGAACTGAATGATTGCGATCCAGACGTGGCGAAAACGGCATCTGTGGCCTTCACGGGGCAAATCGATCCGACAGATAAAACGCTGCTGGCCATTACTTCAGGCAGCAATGACAACACCGCACAAGGCGTGGGCATTGAAATCCTCGATAGCCAGTCCAGCACACTGACCCCTGATGGCGCAACGTTCTCTGCAGCGAAAGCGCTGATCGAAGGCACCAACACCCTGAACTTTACCGCCCGCTATAAATCCACTGCGGCAACGACCGCACCAGGCCAGGCAAACGCCGATGCCACCTTCGTGATGAAATACGAATAA
- the fimA_2 gene encoding fimbrial protein, translated as MTRLRLLLLLLLSAVTPVMAHTVVVDGGKVHMKGELVNGGCAVAPDSQNLRIEMGQYRTNSFAGVGSFSTVNVPFILRLVECSVDVSRTVGVMFEGVTPAEDPQVFLATSQPGESRVSSGVGLALFDSQQRQIIPNAAASNWRPIDSSEMDLHFSARYRVISEHLVPGNIQSDVWFALIYP; from the coding sequence ATGACCAGATTAAGGCTCCTTTTACTGCTGCTTTTGTCTGCGGTGACGCCTGTGATGGCGCATACCGTGGTGGTGGATGGCGGAAAAGTGCATATGAAAGGCGAGCTGGTGAACGGGGGTTGCGCCGTCGCGCCCGATAGCCAAAACCTGCGTATCGAAATGGGGCAATACCGCACCAACTCATTTGCCGGTGTGGGCAGTTTTTCGACGGTCAATGTGCCCTTTATCCTGCGGCTGGTTGAGTGCAGCGTCGACGTCTCGCGCACGGTAGGCGTCATGTTTGAGGGCGTCACGCCCGCTGAGGATCCGCAAGTCTTTCTGGCGACCTCTCAACCCGGCGAAAGCCGCGTCAGTAGCGGTGTGGGGCTGGCATTATTTGATTCGCAACAGCGGCAGATTATCCCCAATGCGGCGGCTAGTAACTGGCGGCCAATAGATTCTTCTGAGATGGACTTACATTTCAGCGCACGCTATCGGGTTATTTCTGAACATCTTGTGCCGGGCAATATCCAGTCGGATGTCTGGTTCGCGTTGATTTATCCCTAA
- the fimC_2 gene encoding pili assembly chaperone, with amino-acid sequence MNSLNKPGLILSIILMMVSLSVEASGGIALGATRVIYPADARQTSLAITNSNKQERYLINAWIENDRGQKEKTFAVTPPLFVSEPDSENTLRIIYAGPPLATDRESLFFMNVKAIPSVNKANLEGKNVLQLAILSRIKLFVRPKNLAMQPEEALSQLKFERTGNHLKVSNPSPYYITLVNLQLGGQKLENLMIAPKNAAQQVLPTGVSGTLSWQSVNDYGAITPARRVAL; translated from the coding sequence ATGAACTCCCTGAATAAACCCGGACTCATTTTATCGATTATTTTAATGATGGTTTCTCTGTCCGTAGAGGCTTCTGGTGGGATCGCGTTGGGTGCGACGCGCGTGATATATCCGGCGGATGCCAGACAAACGTCGCTGGCGATTACGAACAGCAATAAGCAAGAACGGTATTTAATTAACGCGTGGATTGAAAACGATCGCGGGCAAAAAGAAAAAACCTTTGCCGTCACGCCGCCGCTGTTTGTGAGTGAGCCTGACAGCGAAAACACGCTGCGCATTATTTACGCGGGCCCACCGCTGGCAACCGATCGCGAATCCCTGTTTTTCATGAACGTAAAAGCCATTCCTTCGGTGAATAAAGCGAATCTGGAGGGAAAAAACGTTCTGCAACTGGCGATCCTGTCGCGGATAAAGCTTTTCGTACGCCCCAAAAATCTGGCGATGCAGCCGGAAGAGGCCCTTTCGCAGCTGAAGTTTGAGCGTACTGGAAATCACTTGAAAGTCAGCAACCCCTCGCCGTATTACATCACGCTGGTCAATCTTCAACTGGGCGGACAGAAGCTTGAAAATCTGATGATCGCTCCGAAAAACGCCGCGCAGCAGGTTCTTCCGACAGGCGTCAGCGGCACGCTTTCCTGGCAGAGCGTGAATGATTACGGTGCCATTACGCCGGCGCGTCGCGTCGCACTGTGA
- the fimD_2 gene encoding fimbrial biogenesis outer membrane usher protein, with translation MNIPRWRYCPCALALAAVLFPQAGWSESYFNPGFLSDDTAGVADLSRFEQGHQQAPGIYRVDIWRNEEFIGTQDVRFETDEKSTAPVAGGLSPCITRAMLDRLGVNINAFPELAQTTDDTCIPLATAIPGSEIGFNFASLRLNISLPQVAMHNSARGYIPPEQWDEGIPAILLNYSFSGNKGNDDDNSYYLNLQTGLNYGAWRLRNTGAWRATQSNGNSHREWQNIGTSVERTVIPLKSELVLGDSNSGNDVFDSMGFRGLRLFSSDSMYPDSMQGYAPTVRGIARTPAKVVIRQNGYVIYQSYVQPGAFAISDLNPTSSSGDLDVTIEEKDGNPQRYTVPYSTVPLLQREGRVKYDLVAGDYRSGNSEQETPFFTQGTLITGLANGYTLYGGTQLASRYTALAIGAGKNLGDWGAVSVDLTHARSQLADDSRHEGQSLRFLYAKSLNDFGTNFQLLGYRYSTKGFYTLDDVAWKSMEGYQYSDTKDDNGVPDVQSYHNLTWNKKGRFQLNISQSLGDYGSVYVSGSEQTYWGTSDSSVWYQLGYAGGVQGVSYSVSWSWNQAVGIGGTDKIASFNVSVPFSLFTRHGYRRDSAFDRAYATASASRNSEGDSSWQTGISGTLLEDRNLTYSVTQGHTSNNGGSGSASANWQAAYGTFGAGYNYSREQHDLNWQMSGGVVGHANGVTFSQPLGDTNVLIKAPGASGVNVENQTGVKTDWRGYAVMPYATVYRYNRIALDTNSMNTNTDIENNVSSVVPTKGALVRASFDARIGVRALLTVMRDNQPVPFGAVVREIESGVTSMVGDDGQIYLSGLPLAGALLIQWGNSANTQCRAPYALPEESLQQAITLKEIRCD, from the coding sequence ATGAACATTCCACGATGGCGTTACTGCCCGTGCGCGCTGGCGTTGGCGGCAGTTCTCTTTCCACAAGCGGGATGGAGCGAAAGCTATTTCAACCCGGGGTTTTTATCCGACGACACTGCCGGTGTGGCGGATTTGTCTCGCTTTGAGCAAGGGCACCAACAGGCGCCGGGTATTTACCGTGTGGATATCTGGCGCAACGAGGAGTTTATCGGCACGCAGGATGTGCGTTTTGAGACGGACGAGAAAAGCACGGCTCCCGTGGCGGGCGGGCTTTCGCCCTGTATCACGCGTGCGATGCTTGACCGCTTGGGCGTGAACATCAATGCGTTTCCGGAACTCGCCCAGACGACGGACGATACCTGTATTCCACTTGCGACGGCCATTCCAGGCAGCGAGATCGGATTCAATTTTGCCTCTCTGCGCCTCAACATCAGTTTGCCGCAGGTGGCGATGCATAACAGCGCGCGCGGCTATATTCCCCCTGAGCAGTGGGACGAGGGCATCCCGGCGATCCTGCTGAACTACAGCTTTAGCGGAAATAAGGGCAATGACGATGACAACAGCTACTACCTCAATCTGCAAACTGGCCTGAATTATGGTGCCTGGCGCCTGCGAAACACCGGCGCGTGGCGCGCCACGCAAAGCAACGGAAATAGCCATCGCGAGTGGCAAAACATCGGGACGTCGGTGGAACGTACGGTCATTCCACTCAAAAGCGAGCTGGTCTTGGGTGACAGCAATAGCGGCAATGATGTTTTCGACAGCATGGGATTCCGTGGTTTGCGGCTCTTTTCGTCTGACAGTATGTACCCGGACAGCATGCAGGGCTACGCCCCGACCGTGCGCGGCATCGCCAGAACGCCTGCAAAAGTGGTGATACGCCAGAACGGTTACGTGATTTATCAAAGCTACGTGCAGCCGGGGGCGTTTGCCATCAGCGATCTGAACCCGACGTCATCAAGCGGCGATCTCGACGTGACGATTGAAGAGAAAGACGGTAATCCACAACGCTATACCGTTCCGTATTCCACCGTGCCGTTATTACAGCGTGAAGGCCGGGTGAAATACGATCTGGTGGCTGGCGACTATCGCAGCGGTAATAGCGAGCAAGAGACGCCATTCTTCACCCAGGGCACGCTGATTACGGGGCTTGCCAACGGCTATACGCTGTATGGCGGCACGCAGCTGGCATCACGCTACACCGCGCTGGCGATTGGTGCGGGGAAAAACCTCGGTGACTGGGGCGCCGTTTCAGTCGATTTAACTCATGCTCGCAGCCAACTGGCCGATGACAGCCGTCACGAAGGGCAGTCTTTGCGTTTCCTTTATGCGAAATCGTTGAACGACTTTGGCACCAACTTCCAGCTGCTGGGCTATCGCTACTCGACAAAAGGGTTTTACACGCTTGATGACGTGGCGTGGAAATCTATGGAAGGCTATCAGTACAGCGATACCAAAGACGACAACGGCGTACCCGACGTCCAGAGCTATCACAATCTGACATGGAATAAAAAAGGACGATTTCAGCTCAACATCTCTCAATCATTGGGAGATTACGGTTCAGTTTACGTCTCAGGCAGCGAGCAAACGTACTGGGGAACCAGCGATTCCAGCGTCTGGTATCAGCTGGGCTACGCCGGTGGAGTGCAGGGGGTGAGCTATTCCGTTTCGTGGTCATGGAACCAGGCAGTGGGGATAGGGGGGACGGATAAAATTGCGTCATTTAACGTCTCCGTACCGTTCAGCCTGTTTACCCGGCACGGCTATCGCCGCGACAGTGCGTTCGATCGCGCCTACGCAACCGCCTCCGCCAGCCGGAACAGCGAAGGCGACAGCAGCTGGCAAACAGGGATCAGCGGCACGCTACTGGAGGACAGAAACCTCACTTACAGTGTGACGCAGGGACATACCAGCAACAACGGTGGCAGCGGTAGCGCCAGTGCCAACTGGCAGGCGGCCTACGGTACGTTTGGTGCGGGGTACAACTACTCGCGCGAGCAGCACGATCTTAACTGGCAGATGTCTGGCGGCGTGGTAGGGCACGCGAATGGGGTGACCTTCAGTCAGCCTCTTGGCGACACCAACGTGTTGATTAAAGCGCCAGGCGCGTCGGGCGTGAATGTCGAAAACCAGACCGGGGTAAAAACGGACTGGCGCGGTTACGCGGTGATGCCTTATGCCACGGTCTATCGCTATAACCGTATTGCGCTGGACACCAACAGCATGAATACCAATACCGATATTGAAAATAACGTCAGCAGCGTCGTGCCTACCAAAGGCGCTCTGGTGCGCGCCAGCTTTGACGCGCGTATAGGCGTACGTGCGCTCTTAACCGTCATGCGCGACAATCAGCCCGTGCCTTTTGGGGCGGTAGTACGCGAAATAGAAAGCGGTGTGACCAGCATGGTGGGCGACGACGGACAAATTTATCTGAGCGGTTTACCGCTGGCGGGGGCGTTATTAATTCAGTGGGGCAATAGTGCCAATACTCAATGCCGCGCGCCTTACGCACTGCCGGAAGAGAGCTTGCAACAGGCCATCACGCTTAAGGAGATTCGCTGTGATTAA
- a CDS encoding minor fimbrial subunit, producing MIKTRCLAAALLALMPATHALATVCVNQNGVPTDVYYDLTDKFNSSNNQIGQIVTLAEKSQWVGVNAVCPKGTSGNTTKRSYVTDFPITSTIDSYKYLKLNDYLDGAMKITDSYAGVFYPPQSFIQMGSHPNVSKNQPFGVQDSKLVFRLRVTRRFINMVEIPRQTMFRVYVTTTSADPLTTPVYTISYSGTIQVPQSCAINAGKVVEFDFGDIGASLFSQAGAGNRPQNLNPKTQTIAIKCTNVEANAYLTMCVEAEKVSGNALISDNPDLGFIVATASGAPLTPNSLISKIPFRLDDNASAVVGISAWPVSITGKKPSEGRFRSRGYLRVDYD from the coding sequence GTGATTAAGACCCGCTGTTTGGCGGCGGCACTGCTAGCGCTCATGCCTGCGACGCATGCGCTGGCGACCGTCTGCGTCAACCAAAACGGTGTCCCAACCGATGTGTACTATGACTTAACGGATAAATTTAACAGCTCGAATAATCAGATTGGGCAGATCGTCACGCTGGCAGAAAAATCACAGTGGGTGGGTGTAAATGCGGTATGCCCGAAAGGGACGTCGGGCAATACGACCAAGCGCAGTTACGTCACCGATTTTCCTATTACCAGCACCATCGACAGCTACAAGTACCTGAAGCTCAATGATTATCTTGATGGCGCGATGAAAATTACCGACAGCTACGCGGGTGTTTTTTATCCTCCTCAGTCTTTTATTCAAATGGGGAGTCATCCTAACGTTTCCAAAAACCAACCTTTTGGCGTTCAGGATTCAAAGCTGGTATTTCGACTCAGAGTGACGCGGCGGTTTATCAACATGGTTGAGATCCCGCGTCAGACGATGTTTCGCGTTTACGTTACAACAACGTCAGCCGATCCGTTGACGACGCCGGTTTACACCATCAGCTACAGCGGCACGATTCAGGTGCCGCAAAGCTGCGCGATTAACGCCGGTAAAGTCGTCGAGTTCGATTTTGGCGACATCGGCGCGTCACTGTTTAGTCAGGCCGGGGCGGGGAATCGCCCCCAAAATTTGAACCCCAAAACGCAAACCATCGCCATCAAATGCACCAACGTGGAGGCGAACGCGTATCTGACAATGTGCGTTGAAGCGGAAAAGGTGTCTGGAAACGCATTGATTTCTGACAACCCTGATTTAGGTTTTATCGTGGCAACGGCCAGCGGCGCGCCGCTTACGCCGAATAGCCTCATCAGCAAAATTCCGTTTCGTCTGGATGATAACGCCTCGGCGGTGGTGGGGATTAGCGCCTGGCCAGTAAGCATCACAGGGAAAAAACCGAGTGAAGGGCGCTTTCGTTCACGCGGATACCTGCGTGTGGATTACGACTAA
- the fimA_3 gene encoding fimbrial protein yields MRKMMLLAVMTLSGAPMQGSMAATPLGEINIELYGNIVDFTCVAEGSDSNKSVTLGTWPTKQLSTTGSRTQAMPFTLKLTGCPPGAASITFTGKVDARDPQLLALNDASQASNVAVEIRDHDKTRLPLQQASQEMVVDAQGNAVLAFYANYIATANNPTPGRADADATFMINYY; encoded by the coding sequence ATGCGCAAAATGATGTTACTCGCCGTAATGACCCTGTCAGGTGCCCCGATGCAGGGATCGATGGCGGCGACGCCGCTGGGTGAAATCAATATTGAACTGTACGGGAACATTGTAGATTTCACCTGCGTGGCGGAGGGTAGCGACAGTAACAAGTCGGTGACGCTGGGTACGTGGCCGACAAAGCAATTGAGCACCACGGGCAGCAGAACGCAGGCAATGCCCTTTACGCTCAAGTTGACCGGCTGTCCGCCGGGCGCCGCCTCGATCACATTTACGGGAAAGGTCGATGCGCGCGATCCTCAGCTTCTTGCGCTCAATGACGCCAGTCAGGCAAGCAATGTCGCCGTAGAGATTCGCGATCACGATAAAACGCGTTTGCCGCTTCAGCAGGCGAGTCAGGAGATGGTTGTGGATGCGCAGGGAAATGCGGTGCTGGCGTTTTATGCCAATTACATCGCGACCGCAAATAATCCTACGCCCGGTCGCGCTGATGCGGATGCGACATTTATGATTAATTATTATTGA
- a CDS encoding transcriptional regulator FimZ — protein sequence MKPASIIIMDEHPIVRMSIEVLLEKNKNIAVKLKSGDSHEVLDYIRNYPIDLVILDIEMTGSDGFTLLKRIKNLNENIKVLFLSSKSESFYAGRAMRAGANGFVSKRKDLSDIYNAVEMLLSGYSFFPYETLSFINHHGSHKGALNDMPLSNREVTVLRFLANGLSNKEIAEQLLLSNKTISAHKSNIYTKLGVQTIVELIDYAKAHELL from the coding sequence ATGAAACCTGCATCCATTATCATTATGGACGAACATCCTATCGTCAGAATGTCGATAGAGGTCCTGTTAGAGAAAAATAAAAACATCGCGGTAAAACTCAAATCTGGCGACAGCCATGAAGTGCTCGATTACATTCGAAATTACCCTATCGATCTGGTGATCCTCGACATTGAGATGACGGGATCGGATGGATTTACTTTATTAAAAAGAATCAAGAACTTAAATGAAAACATAAAAGTTCTTTTTCTCTCTTCGAAATCAGAATCTTTTTACGCCGGGCGCGCGATGCGTGCGGGGGCAAACGGCTTTGTGAGCAAAAGAAAAGATCTCAGCGATATCTATAACGCCGTAGAGATGTTGCTCTCTGGATATTCCTTCTTCCCCTATGAAACGCTGAGCTTTATAAATCATCACGGCTCGCATAAAGGGGCATTAAATGATATGCCATTATCCAACAGGGAAGTGACCGTTTTACGTTTTCTGGCGAATGGGTTGTCTAATAAAGAAATTGCAGAACAATTATTACTTAGCAACAAAACAATTAGCGCGCACAAGTCAAATATTTACACGAAATTAGGCGTGCAGACGATTGTCGAGCTCATCGACTATGCTAAAGCTCACGAGCTGCTATAA